From the genome of Penaeus chinensis breed Huanghai No. 1 chromosome 8, ASM1920278v2, whole genome shotgun sequence, one region includes:
- the LOC125028149 gene encoding UBX domain-containing protein 1-like isoform X1: protein MSALQTLVEMGFSENSAKKALAVTGGGGVEQAMEWLLAHADDPGINDPPAEDVTGAASGHSLGSQESSEKMETSETPEKKEASDAPADKSEEAGAASADGEASADGEASADGEASADGEASADGEAAKSIKCDDCGKLFKTSEEVEFHAVKSGHSNFSESTEEKKPLSEEERELKKPSDKLYAFSQKRELADKIKQRRREREEIEEKEARERERKRIQMGQEIAERKRLMQEQEMKRIADERRKEKLEDKIARQKIKEQIEADKRARKEMFANKEVPAQPQPPKPQPVAQPAQKKEYTTTRLQIRLPSGAPLVQEFKAKETLSAVRLWISLNRKDGAPTEEPFNLSMSFPRKNFSDEDMDKPLDVLGLVPSAVLMVSK, encoded by the exons ATGTCGGCTTTACAGACCCTTGTGGAAATGGGCTTTTCCGAGAACAGcgc AAAAAAGGCGCTGGCTGTGACTGGAGGAGGTGGCGTAGAGCAGGCAATGGAATGGCTCTTAGCACACGCTGACGATCCAGGCATCAATGACCCCCCTGCAGAGGATGTAACAGGTGCCGCATCTGGGCACAGTCTTG GTTCTCAAGAGAGTAGTGAAAAGATGGAGACTAGTGAAACACCAGAAAAAAAGGAGGCTAGTGATGCACCAGCAGATAAAAGTGAAGAGGCAGGAGCAGCTTCTGCAGATGGAGAAGCTTCTGCAGATGGAGAAGCTTCTGCAGATGGAGAAGCTTCTGCAGATGGAGAAGCTTCTGCAGATGGGGAAGCTGCTAAATCTATTAAATGTGATGA CTGTGGTAAACTTTTCAAAACTTCTGAAGAAGTTGAGTTTCATGCTGTTAAATCTGGCCATTCCAATTTTTCGGAGTCAACTGAGGAGAAGAAACCACtatcagaggaagagagggagctaAAG aaGCCGTCAGATAAACTGTATGCTTTTTCCCAA AAAAGGGAACTAGCAGATAAGATTAagcaaaggagaagggagagagaagagatagaggagaaggaagcaagagagcgagagagaaagaggatccaGATGGGACAAGAAATTGCCGAGAGAAAGCGCCT TATGCAGGAGCAGGAAATGAAGCGCATTGCAGATGAGCGCAGGAAAGAAAAGCTAGAGGATAAAATTGCTCGGCAAAAGATTAAAGAGCAGATTGAAGCAgacaagagagcaagaaaggaaatGTTTGCAAATAAGGAAGTACCTGCTCAACCTCAGCCCCCAAAGCCTCAGCCAGTAGCGCAGCCAGCACAGAAAAAGGAATACACGACAACAAGGTTGCAG aTCCGTCTGCCATCTGGGGCACCACTTGTCCAAGAATTTAAAGCCAAGGAAACACTGTCAGCTGTCCGCCTTTGGATCAGCCTCAACCGAAAGGATGGAGCACCCACAGAGGAGCCTTTCAACCTTTCTATGTCATTCCCAAGGAAGAATTTCTCAGATGAAGATATGGATAAGCCTTTGGATGTTTTAG GCCTGGTTCCATCAGCTGTACTAATGGTATCAAAGTAG
- the LOC125028149 gene encoding UBX domain-containing protein 1-like isoform X2 produces MSALQTLVEMGFSENSAKKALAVTGGGGVEQAMEWLLAHADDPGINDPPAEDVTGAASGHSLGSQESSEKMETSETPEKKEASDAPADKSEEAGAASADGEASADGEASADGEASADGEASADGEAAKSIKCDDCGKLFKTSEEVEFHAVKSGHSNFSESTEEKKPLSEEERELKKRELADKIKQRRREREEIEEKEARERERKRIQMGQEIAERKRLMQEQEMKRIADERRKEKLEDKIARQKIKEQIEADKRARKEMFANKEVPAQPQPPKPQPVAQPAQKKEYTTTRLQIRLPSGAPLVQEFKAKETLSAVRLWISLNRKDGAPTEEPFNLSMSFPRKNFSDEDMDKPLDVLGLVPSAVLMVSK; encoded by the exons ATGTCGGCTTTACAGACCCTTGTGGAAATGGGCTTTTCCGAGAACAGcgc AAAAAAGGCGCTGGCTGTGACTGGAGGAGGTGGCGTAGAGCAGGCAATGGAATGGCTCTTAGCACACGCTGACGATCCAGGCATCAATGACCCCCCTGCAGAGGATGTAACAGGTGCCGCATCTGGGCACAGTCTTG GTTCTCAAGAGAGTAGTGAAAAGATGGAGACTAGTGAAACACCAGAAAAAAAGGAGGCTAGTGATGCACCAGCAGATAAAAGTGAAGAGGCAGGAGCAGCTTCTGCAGATGGAGAAGCTTCTGCAGATGGAGAAGCTTCTGCAGATGGAGAAGCTTCTGCAGATGGAGAAGCTTCTGCAGATGGGGAAGCTGCTAAATCTATTAAATGTGATGA CTGTGGTAAACTTTTCAAAACTTCTGAAGAAGTTGAGTTTCATGCTGTTAAATCTGGCCATTCCAATTTTTCGGAGTCAACTGAGGAGAAGAAACCACtatcagaggaagagagggagctaAAG AAAAGGGAACTAGCAGATAAGATTAagcaaaggagaagggagagagaagagatagaggagaaggaagcaagagagcgagagagaaagaggatccaGATGGGACAAGAAATTGCCGAGAGAAAGCGCCT TATGCAGGAGCAGGAAATGAAGCGCATTGCAGATGAGCGCAGGAAAGAAAAGCTAGAGGATAAAATTGCTCGGCAAAAGATTAAAGAGCAGATTGAAGCAgacaagagagcaagaaaggaaatGTTTGCAAATAAGGAAGTACCTGCTCAACCTCAGCCCCCAAAGCCTCAGCCAGTAGCGCAGCCAGCACAGAAAAAGGAATACACGACAACAAGGTTGCAG aTCCGTCTGCCATCTGGGGCACCACTTGTCCAAGAATTTAAAGCCAAGGAAACACTGTCAGCTGTCCGCCTTTGGATCAGCCTCAACCGAAAGGATGGAGCACCCACAGAGGAGCCTTTCAACCTTTCTATGTCATTCCCAAGGAAGAATTTCTCAGATGAAGATATGGATAAGCCTTTGGATGTTTTAG GCCTGGTTCCATCAGCTGTACTAATGGTATCAAAGTAG
- the LOC125028148 gene encoding uncharacterized protein LOC125028148 yields MSRRTESLRLLVLALAVVSCRSDYKADSILCDDIEAICIYDDLPYVTNDTVCGDKHQFLNPARCNCGSMCIKYLEEGEECFMKSLISFPHNLCGPSLECIPIDGEKGQCMRNPARKCLNETLQYEAAQEEGTLGPGEYKPNCDEFGRYAGRQCSPGSTCYCVNTEGDRLFGEAPVTEKDTMDCACASYWQDTESRGLNMGLRCLPNGNFDTLQCVDKMCYCFDPETGTISFGPFPDYMMVDLVCYDEAIHGSIYKRPCELALDEWEGHESSDVITIQESARPACTHDGYYAAVQYKDGYAYCSDFHGRPIEDFKQEIYLSDGLSCNCARRRYIMEENGLGSNKPKCCPNGEYKPLQTRGLLAYCVDTNGNQCGPAVVTTDITSLPCYSEDPCSVVMEC; encoded by the exons ATGTCGCGACGAACAGAATCCCTTCGCCTCCTGGTTCTTGCTCTCGCGGTCGTGTCGTGCCGCTCGGATTACAAGGCTGACAGCATCCTGTGCGACGATATAGAGGCTATATGTATTTACGACGACTTGCCTTAC GTGACCAACGACACCGTCTGCGGAGACAAGCACCAGTTCCTGAATCCTGCGAGGTGCAACTGCGGGTCGATGTGCATAAAGTACCTTG aggagggcgaggagtgtTTCATGAAGTCCCTGATCTCCTTCCCCCACAACCTGTGCGGGCCCAGCCTGGAGTGCATCCCCATAGACGGTGAAAAGGGTCAATGCATGCGAA ATCCTGCCAGAAAGTGTCTTAATGAGACGCTGCAGTATGAAGCAGCCCAGGAAGAAGGAACACTTGGACCAGGAGAATATAAACCAAACTGTGATGAGTTTGGGCGTTATGCAGGCAGACAGTGTAGCCCTGGAAGCAC ATGTTACTGTGTGAATACTGAAGGTGATAGATTGTTTGGGGAAGCTCCAGTTACAGAAAAAGACACCATGGACTGTG CATGTGCCTCATACTGGCAAGACACTGAAAGCAGAGGCCTGAACATGGGGCTTCGCTGTCTCCCTAATGGAAACTTTGATACACTACAATGTGTTGATAAAATGTGTTACTGTTTCGACCCCGAAACTGGGACCATTTCATTTGGACCTTTTCCGGATTATATGATGGTAGACTTGGTATGCT ATGATGAGGCAATACATGGCAGCATATACAAACGTCCTTGTGAGTTGGCCTTGGATGAGTGGGAGGGTCATGAAAGCAGTGACGTGATCACCATCCAAG AAAGTGCTAGGCCAGCGTGTACTCACGATGGCTACTATGCTGCAGTTCAGTACAAAGATGGTTATGCATATTGTTCAGATTTTCATGGAAGGCCAATTGAAGATTTTAAACAAGAAATTTATCTGTCAGATGGTCTCAGCTGCA ACTGTGCAAGACGTCGTTACATAATGGAAGAAAACGGCTTGGGGTCAAACAAGCCTAAGTGCTGTCCTAATGGTGAATACAAACCCCTACAAACTAGAGGTCTACTAGCAtactgtgttgatactaatgGAAACCAGTGTGGCCCTGCAGTTGTGACGACAGACATCACATCGTTACCCTGCTATTCAGAAGATCCATGTTCAGTAGTCATGGAATGTTAA
- the LOC125028228 gene encoding uncharacterized protein LOC125028228, which yields MGFVKAFLVCLAVVTMTKADVLMFDEADFSAPYPLPGPMIDSQGNMFVPLLKGYTVGEWWAATTVVQVLQADVERGSELDSQVDRFMPRDTSDSEDEAKGEQEIVQAVRMETRS from the exons ATGGGGTTCGTCAAGGCATTTCTTGTTTGTCTGGCCGTTGTCACAATGACAAAG GCAGATGTACTCATGTTCGACGAGGCCGACTTCAGTGCCCCGTACCCACTTCCCGGCCCAATGATTGATTCTCAGGGCAATATGTTCGTCCCACTGTTAAAGGGATACACCGTCGGG GAATGGTGGGCTGCCACCACCGTAGTCCAGGTCCTGCAAGCGGACGTCGAGAGAGGATCTGAGTTGGATAGCCAAGTGGACAGGTTCATGCCGAGGGATACGAGTGACTCCGAGGACGAAGCAAAAGGGGAACAAGAAATCGTACAGGCGGTCCGCATGGAGACACGTAGCTAG